GAATAGAAACAGCCCATACAACGTATCGTCGTTTTTTccaaatcgataaattaataacttcCTTCAAACGATGTCGAAAATTCGTTTTTTGTGGCGATTGGCATCGCGGAGGTTTATTAACTGAGAAATGTActtttattgtaatttctttttatttcacaaaATTATTCCAACTCTATCATAACTCTACTCACGTGGTATCGGTTTGAAAAGTAGCGCGCAAAGCATGATAACTGCGGTCAACAATGCCAAACTCCGAAATGTTCCTTCTAATCCAAAATTTCGAAGAAGACTTTCCATCAGATATGGTATAAGCGTCGTAAATATGGAACTTCCAGCCGTGACAATGCCATTTACCAAtcccaaatattttttaaaataatgtcCTAATATTACTAAGCTTGGTGTATAAGCAAGACTTGCACCGAGTCCGTACATCACGCCGTAGGTCATATACAATAATTCTACCTAAAATAGACgatcataaaatattcaaaatcgaGTTTGaatgtaatacaattttttattgtaataaaatttactcCAATCAAGAAAGTTACCTTATCGGAGAGcatcgaagaaagaaacataccACTCGATGCTATTGCACCTCCTAAAAATGTTGTCATCTGAATTCCAATTTTATCAGTGAGGATACCAGCGATTggcgataagaaaaatgttgtACCAATGGTCAATGATCCGACTAGAGCTgttaaatataagaagaaaaaaacgtatctacaaaatgttttaaaatcatcttccaactttcatttttataatgatgaGCTAAATGTACCAAGTGAATGAAGCAAACCTAAAGTGTTCACATGCACACTGTAGGAACgtgtcaataataatattcagaACATAAGTTCTGATTGGTCGAAACGagctctatccttttcttattcAATTCGCGGATCTCTATTCAACTTACAGAACTGCAATATCTGGACCGagcaaaatatatagatactttcacaccttgtatatatatatatatatatatacaagatacACAAAAACATAGATCTGTCTATGAAAGTATCGTTCGTTTtcgtcataattattattatcgaaatgaaaaaatatttttagttcACTAATTGTATTGAGACGATTGCTagttaaattttcataaagatTTAGGTCAGATTAGTTATGAGATATGAAGAAGCTAGCATTGAATTGTAATGATTAACTATGATTACTATGATTAATCAAGCTATAATTGACTGTTAATTTAGATGCATATTATCTGGGACATCAACTGTAAAAAGGATTGATCTTATCAACCGTTTAATTGATATGTTGATTAAGCACTATTGTGAGGAACGTTtaactctaaaaaaaaaagaaagaaaaaaacaaagaaaaagaagaaaaaaaaaaaagaaaaacttattcTATTGATCTTTGACATATTTTATCAGCACTTATTCGCAAATCGTTTTACTGTACAATAGAGACATTTTATCGGAATTATGTTGAAAACAGTCGCAAGTCTTTTAATTCGTTGGACTTTCAAGCTTGCTAGAATCCTAAGAATCattcttaaaaaaatgattatcgttaacaaCAGACAGTATGGATGTTGACAATAATACAGTACAACGTAAGAAACATGGAAATAAAAAGGTGTTGGAGCGGAGAAGTGAGTGATTTATcgtcaaagaaaattatccgAGAAGTATTCGATAAAACGTTATCAGAGGAGGAacaagaaaatgttaaaaataattcgatagtGTCGATCGTTGAACTGTAATGTTTTtaacgtaataattaaatggaatatatacaaaatagagagagaatttgAACGATAAGTCGTAAATCCttatagataattttaattatattaaaacaataaaaatctcATAATGATCTTACACGCTTTAGAGGACACCTCTGTTTCTCCAGCttccaataatttattttgtagtTCGAGATAGATTAAAGAGTATGTGTTGATCACGCTAAATAAAACACCATTGATAAAGAAACTACCAATCATGATCATCCAAGCTCTGAGACCACCATCAGGTGGTATATTAAGATTAGCATTGTTAGCTTCCGGATCTTCTTGTCTGTCAGTTTTCATAAGTGGTTCCTCATTTTCGATATTGTCGATCTTCTTCGATTTAAAATCGTTAGATCtcgttattttttgttttgtttctgaGAAAATGAGTTTTGTCTCGGAACAAGGCTCAGCgaattcatttgaattttcattaatattcggAGCTTCCAAGGACTCTTCCATGTTcgataattctttttgtttagtAT
This portion of the Vespa velutina chromosome 4, iVesVel2.1, whole genome shotgun sequence genome encodes:
- the LOC124948984 gene encoding monocarboxylate transporter 10 isoform X4; the protein is MTVTDNVQNKRDTTYVLSNTTLQQEYGHTKQKELSNMEESLEAPNINENSNEFAEPCSETKLIFSETKQKITRSNDFKSKKIDNIENEEPLMKTDRQEDPEANNANLNIPPDGGLRAWMIMIGSFFINGVLFSVINTYSLIYLELQNKLLEAGETEVSSKASLVGSLTIGTTFFLSPIAGILTDKIGIQMTTFLGGAIASSGMFLSSMLSDKVELLYMTYGVMYGLGASLAYTPSLVILGHYFKKYLGLVNGIVTAGSSIFTTLIPYLMESLLRNFGLEGTFRSLALLTAVIMLCALLFKPIPLNKPPRCQSPQKTNFRHRLKEVINLSIWKKRRYVVWAVSIPLALFGYFVPYVHIGKFVATTFKDSDGKLPVMCIGITSGIGRLIFGYIADLPKVNRILLQQISFLSIGMLTMLLTVTPSFTILLLISLSMGLFDGCFISLLGPIAFDICGREGATQAIGFLLGMCSIPLTVGPPIAGLLYDHTGSYDLPFLLAGVPPIIGALTMFLIKCVKETDTENDADSITEEPTAKSTCQNGR
- the LOC124948984 gene encoding monocarboxylate transporter 10 isoform X2, giving the protein MTVTDNVQNKRDTTYVLSNTTLQQEYGHTKQKELSNMEESLEAPNINENSNEFAEPCSETKLIFSETKQKITRSNDFKSKKIDNIENEEPLMKTDRQEDPEANNANLNIPPDGGLRAWMIMIGSFFINGVLFSVINTYSLIYLELQNKLLEAGETEVSSKASLVGSLTIGTTFFLSPIAGILTDKIGIQMTTFLGGAIASSGMFLSSMLSDKVELLYMTYGVMYGLGASLAYTPSLVILGHYFKKYLGLVNGIVTAGSSIFTTLIPYLMESLLRNFGLEGTFRSLALLTAVIMLCALLFKPIPLNKPPRCQSPQKTNFRHRLKEVINLSIWKKRRYVVWAVSIPLALFGYFVPYVHIGKFVATTFKDSDGKLPVMCIGITSGIGRLIFGYIADLPKVNRILLQQISFLSIGMLTMLLTVTPSFTILLLISLSMGLFDGCFISLLGPIAFDICGREGATQAIGFLLGMCSIPLTVGPPIAGLLYDHTGMTKAILLSSYFITTIPTDCGLHKDKTRIKKYSYIQTEYESNGMFTIKCNNSSSNNGYLQNARYSESTPLLCDKNQMLWSKPSLLQRTEQSSMLLTL
- the LOC124948984 gene encoding monocarboxylate transporter 10 isoform X5; translation: MTVTDNVQNKRDTTYVLSNTTLQQEYGHTKQKELSNMEESLEAPNINENSNEFAEPCSETKLIFSETKQKITRSNDFKSKKIDNIENEEPLMKTDRQEDPEANNANLNIPPDGGLRAWMIMIGSFFINGVLFSVINTYSLIYLELQNKLLEAGETEVSSKASLVGSLTIGTTFFLSPIAGILTDKIGIQMTTFLGGAIASSGMFLSSMLSDKVELLYMTYGVMYGLGASLAYTPSLVILGHYFKKYLGLVNGIVTAGSSIFTTLIPYLMESLLRNFGLEGTFRSLALLTAVIMLCALLFKPIPLNKPPRCQSPQKTNFRHRLKEVINLSIWKKRRYVVWAVSIPLALFGYFVPYVHIGKFVATTFKDSDGKLPVMCIGITSGIGRLIFGYIADLPKVNRILLQQISFLSIGMLTMLLTVTPSFTILLLISLSMGLFDGCFISLLGPIAFDICGREGATQAIGFLLGMCSIPLTVGPPIAGLLYDHTGFYCQ
- the LOC124948984 gene encoding monocarboxylate transporter 10 isoform X3; the encoded protein is MTVTDNVQNKRDTTYVLSNTTLQQEYGHTKQKELSNMEESLEAPNINENSNEFAEPCSETKLIFSETKQKITRSNDFKSKKIDNIENEEPLMKTDRQEDPEANNANLNIPPDGGLRAWMIMIGSFFINGVLFSVINTYSLIYLELQNKLLEAGETEVSSKASLVGSLTIGTTFFLSPIAGILTDKIGIQMTTFLGGAIASSGMFLSSMLSDKVELLYMTYGVMYGLGASLAYTPSLVILGHYFKKYLGLVNGIVTAGSSIFTTLIPYLMESLLRNFGLEGTFRSLALLTAVIMLCALLFKPIPLNKPPRCQSPQKTNFRHRLKEVINLSIWKKRRYVVWAVSIPLALFGYFVPYVHIGKFVATTFKDSDGKLPVMCIGITSGIGRLIFGYIADLPKVNRILLQQISFLSIGMLTMLLTVTPSFTILLLISLSMGLFDGCFISLLGPIAFDICGREGATQAIGFLLGMCSIPLTVGPPIAGLLYDHTGSYDLPFLLAGVPPIIGALTMFLIKCVKETDTENDADSITEEPTAKSTCQNGFYCQ